In one window of Paenarthrobacter nicotinovorans DNA:
- a CDS encoding ABC transporter permease, with amino-acid sequence MRFILRRLGFYLIAFWASITLNFLLPRFMPGDPVSRMFARSQDRMQPEQIEALRQLLGVDDRPIWEQYIDYLHNIFTGQMGVSISRFPTPVTEVISSQIGWTLLLGGTALVIAAVVGNLLGVLAAWRRGGAIDSALPPVLVFIGSFPYFWLAMGALYLFGVVLGWFPIRHAFTDGLEPAFTWEFIGDVGAHLVLPALTIVLVSIGGWMLGMRNTMIATNSEDYITMAEAKGLRPGRIMLRYAARNAMLPSVTSFGMGLGFVVGGALLTEVVFAYPGVGYQLLNAVQGLDYPLMQGLFLTITAAVLLANFLVDILYVRLDPRVRSN; translated from the coding sequence GTGCGCTTCATCCTGCGCCGCCTTGGTTTCTACCTGATCGCCTTCTGGGCATCCATCACCCTGAATTTCCTGCTCCCGCGCTTCATGCCGGGAGACCCCGTATCCCGCATGTTTGCCCGCTCCCAGGACCGAATGCAACCGGAGCAGATCGAGGCCCTGCGCCAGCTGCTGGGTGTTGACGACCGGCCCATCTGGGAGCAATACATCGACTACCTGCACAACATCTTCACCGGCCAGATGGGGGTCTCCATCTCCCGTTTCCCCACGCCGGTCACCGAAGTCATTTCGTCCCAGATCGGCTGGACGCTGCTACTGGGCGGAACCGCGCTGGTGATTGCCGCCGTCGTGGGTAACCTGCTGGGCGTCCTGGCCGCATGGCGGCGCGGCGGAGCGATCGACTCTGCGCTCCCGCCGGTGCTGGTTTTCATCGGCTCGTTCCCGTACTTCTGGCTCGCGATGGGTGCGCTGTACCTGTTCGGGGTGGTGCTGGGTTGGTTCCCGATCCGGCATGCGTTCACCGATGGTTTGGAGCCCGCGTTCACTTGGGAGTTCATCGGCGACGTCGGGGCTCACCTGGTGTTGCCGGCGCTGACGATCGTGCTGGTCTCCATTGGCGGCTGGATGCTGGGAATGCGCAACACCATGATCGCCACGAATTCGGAGGACTACATCACCATGGCCGAAGCCAAGGGACTCCGCCCGGGCCGCATCATGCTTCGCTACGCAGCACGCAACGCCATGCTGCCCTCGGTGACGAGCTTCGGGATGGGACTGGGATTCGTGGTGGGCGGTGCGCTGCTCACTGAAGTGGTTTTCGCCTATCCGGGCGTCGGCTACCAACTGCTGAACGCCGTCCAGGGCCTCGACTATCCACTGATGCAGGGCTTGTTCCTGACCATCACCGCCGCCGTGCTGCTAGCCAACTTCCTGGTGGACATCCTCTACGTCCGCCTCGACCCGCGCGTGCGCAGCAACTAG
- a CDS encoding ABC transporter ATP-binding protein: MTISQVSFGSHEPVLDVKNLTVKYIGDTRSTTAVDRVSFSIGTGEVFGLAGESGCGKSTIANSIMRLLKDPAKIAGGSISFGGKDVLAMSAEELRRFRWQDVAMVFQSAMNSLNPVMTIGDQIVDIFTTHAGYSRKESLRRAGELLELVRIDPARLKSYPHQLSGGMRQRAVIAMAVALKPSLLILDEPTTALDVVVQQEIMAQIKELQRELGFSVLFITHDMSLMVELSHRMAVMYGGRIVETAKAQDVYADPRHPYTQALMGAFPPLTGPRVPLTGLPDGVKFRDIPDLTEAAPGHFVAPFGADASVIDSTDFEGAAR; this comes from the coding sequence ATGACCATCTCCCAAGTCTCCTTCGGCTCCCACGAACCCGTCCTCGACGTCAAGAACCTCACCGTCAAGTACATCGGAGATACCCGCTCCACCACCGCCGTCGACCGCGTTTCCTTCAGCATCGGCACCGGCGAGGTGTTCGGTCTGGCGGGGGAGTCCGGCTGCGGCAAGTCCACCATTGCCAACTCGATCATGAGGCTCCTGAAGGACCCCGCAAAGATCGCCGGCGGCAGCATTTCCTTCGGCGGCAAGGACGTCCTGGCCATGAGCGCCGAGGAGCTGCGGCGCTTCCGGTGGCAGGACGTGGCGATGGTGTTCCAGTCGGCCATGAATTCGCTCAATCCGGTGATGACCATCGGCGACCAGATCGTGGACATCTTCACCACCCACGCCGGTTACTCCCGGAAGGAATCGTTGCGACGTGCCGGTGAACTGCTGGAGCTTGTCAGGATCGATCCCGCCCGGCTGAAGTCCTACCCGCACCAGCTCTCCGGCGGAATGCGTCAGCGTGCCGTCATTGCCATGGCCGTGGCGCTCAAGCCGTCACTGCTGATCCTCGACGAGCCCACCACAGCACTGGACGTGGTGGTGCAACAGGAAATCATGGCCCAAATCAAGGAACTGCAACGCGAGCTTGGCTTCTCCGTCCTTTTCATCACGCACGATATGTCCCTCATGGTGGAACTCTCGCACCGCATGGCCGTCATGTACGGCGGCCGGATCGTGGAAACCGCGAAAGCCCAGGACGTATATGCCGATCCCCGTCACCCCTACACCCAGGCACTGATGGGCGCGTTTCCGCCCCTTACCGGTCCCCGCGTTCCGTTGACGGGACTGCCCGACGGCGTGAAGTTCCGGGACATCCCGGACCTCACCGAGGCAGCACCCGGCCATTTTGTGGCCCCGTTTGGTGCCGACGCTTCGGTGATTGATTCGACTGACTTCGAAGGAGCTGCACGATGA
- a CDS encoding ABC transporter permease, producing MTTALLKQPTQAPAARKPNRSFVHGLLTNKKALLGMTVMIVFIALALLAPVLFPGDPSRITAMASLEPDAEHWLGTTAKGQDVLALTVHGSRSSLFVGLTVGLASTFIGILVGLASAYFGKFIDEALSLVTNVFLLLPGLPLLVILAAFLPPGLGTVILVLVVTGWAGSARVLRSQALSIRSKDFVAAAVVSGERAGRIMFREILPNMASIVMGTLLACVIYGIGAQAGLEFLGLGDVSTVSWGNNLFWAGNEGALLTGSWWVFVPSGVCIALVAFALALINYAVDEVTNPRLRKIKTPKTTPTKAETSTAK from the coding sequence ATGACAACCGCACTTCTGAAGCAGCCCACTCAAGCTCCGGCTGCCCGCAAACCCAACCGCAGCTTCGTCCACGGACTTCTCACGAACAAGAAAGCCTTGCTGGGCATGACCGTGATGATCGTGTTCATTGCGTTGGCACTCCTGGCGCCGGTGTTGTTCCCCGGCGATCCGTCACGTATCACCGCGATGGCGTCCCTGGAACCGGATGCAGAGCACTGGCTGGGGACTACCGCCAAGGGACAGGACGTGCTGGCGCTGACCGTCCACGGCTCACGGAGTTCCCTGTTCGTGGGACTGACGGTGGGTCTGGCGTCCACTTTCATCGGCATTCTCGTGGGTCTGGCCTCGGCGTACTTCGGCAAGTTCATTGACGAAGCCCTGTCCCTGGTCACCAACGTCTTCCTGCTTCTGCCCGGACTGCCCCTGCTGGTCATCCTGGCGGCGTTCCTTCCGCCGGGCCTGGGGACTGTGATCCTGGTTCTTGTGGTCACGGGATGGGCCGGTTCGGCCCGCGTCCTGCGCTCCCAGGCACTGTCAATCCGGTCCAAGGACTTCGTCGCTGCGGCCGTCGTGTCCGGCGAACGGGCAGGACGGATCATGTTCCGCGAGATCCTGCCCAACATGGCCTCGATCGTCATGGGCACGCTGCTGGCCTGCGTCATCTACGGCATCGGAGCCCAAGCGGGCCTGGAGTTCCTGGGTCTTGGTGACGTCAGCACGGTCTCGTGGGGCAACAACCTCTTCTGGGCCGGTAACGAAGGTGCCCTGCTCACCGGAAGCTGGTGGGTCTTCGTACCCTCCGGTGTGTGCATCGCACTGGTCGCGTTCGCCCTTGCCCTGATCAACTACGCCGTGGACGAAGTCACCAATCCGCGGCTGCGAAAGATCAAGACGCCCAAAACAACACCCACGAAAGCCGAAACGAGCACCGCCAAATGA
- a CDS encoding glycoside hydrolase family 32 protein: MTEVTHPLATVPQDELVARAEADPLRPRFHFVSPAGWLNDPNGVSQWNGTYHLFYQYNPEGAFHHRIQWGHATSTDLVSWSDQPVALEPSAGPDAEGCWSGVLVNDGGTPTLVYSGRYAGKELPCVAAGTPDLQDWTKDPGNPVIGAPPAGVDITAFRDHCVWREGSVWRQLVGSGIRDVGGTAFLYESSDLRTWDYLGPLFIGDASQGDPEGPDWTGTMWECVDLFRAGQGSLGSPHAGDSTDVLVFSAWNDGETRHPLYWTGRYAGDTFEPGSLHRLDFGGRFFYAPQSFQDESGRRVMFGWMQEGRSDAAMVEAGWSGVMSLPRVATLGNDGTLEFAPVPEIGKLRRNHSHVPAQVLVAGTAMDTGVSGNQLDLEVELQLSAGAELRLGLLGSVDGAEETVVILGRSADGGATGMLHLDRTRSSLDPAVDVEEKSGPLPMTDGWVRLRILVDRSAVEIFANGKPLTARVYPTQGGGRVTLAATEGTVRLLSFDAWTMAGVFEETRSLLPERK, encoded by the coding sequence ATGACTGAAGTGACCCATCCGCTCGCCACGGTTCCGCAGGATGAATTAGTGGCCCGTGCCGAGGCAGATCCACTAAGGCCGCGTTTCCACTTCGTCTCGCCGGCCGGTTGGCTCAACGATCCCAACGGTGTCAGCCAATGGAACGGCACTTACCATCTCTTCTATCAGTACAACCCGGAGGGTGCCTTCCACCACCGCATCCAGTGGGGCCACGCCACCAGCACCGATCTGGTCTCCTGGAGTGACCAACCCGTAGCTTTGGAGCCGTCCGCGGGACCGGACGCCGAGGGCTGCTGGTCAGGGGTGTTGGTGAACGACGGCGGCACGCCCACCTTGGTGTACTCCGGGCGGTACGCCGGCAAGGAGTTGCCCTGCGTCGCCGCAGGAACTCCGGACCTGCAGGACTGGACCAAGGACCCCGGAAACCCGGTCATTGGCGCACCGCCGGCCGGTGTGGACATCACGGCCTTCCGCGATCATTGCGTGTGGCGGGAGGGAAGCGTTTGGCGGCAGCTGGTCGGTTCGGGGATCCGGGACGTCGGCGGCACGGCGTTTCTTTACGAGTCCTCGGACCTGCGCACCTGGGATTATCTCGGGCCACTGTTCATCGGGGATGCCTCTCAAGGTGATCCTGAAGGCCCTGACTGGACGGGGACCATGTGGGAATGTGTTGATCTTTTCCGTGCAGGACAAGGATCGTTGGGATCTCCACATGCCGGTGACTCGACGGATGTGTTGGTCTTTTCCGCGTGGAACGACGGCGAAACCCGCCACCCGCTGTACTGGACGGGTCGTTACGCCGGCGACACCTTCGAACCCGGGTCGCTGCACCGGCTGGATTTCGGCGGCCGCTTCTTCTACGCGCCCCAGTCTTTCCAGGATGAATCCGGCCGGCGGGTCATGTTCGGCTGGATGCAGGAGGGGCGAAGCGACGCAGCCATGGTGGAAGCCGGGTGGTCGGGGGTCATGAGCCTGCCGCGGGTCGCCACGTTGGGCAACGACGGAACCCTGGAGTTCGCGCCAGTGCCCGAAATCGGGAAGCTGCGCAGGAATCACTCCCATGTGCCTGCCCAGGTACTGGTGGCCGGAACGGCCATGGATACCGGTGTTTCCGGCAACCAACTCGACCTTGAGGTGGAGTTGCAGCTCTCCGCAGGTGCGGAGCTGCGACTCGGACTGCTTGGATCCGTGGACGGCGCTGAAGAGACGGTGGTCATTCTGGGCCGCTCGGCCGACGGAGGCGCCACCGGCATGCTGCATCTGGACCGCACGCGCAGCAGCCTGGACCCGGCCGTTGATGTGGAGGAGAAGTCCGGCCCCCTTCCCATGACGGACGGATGGGTTCGCCTACGCATTCTGGTGGACCGGTCCGCCGTCGAAATTTTCGCCAACGGCAAGCCGCTGACTGCCCGCGTCTACCCGACCCAAGGCGGCGGGCGCGTAACACTGGCCGCCACCGAAGGTACGGTGCGGCTCCTCTCCTTTGATGCTTGGACCATGGCCGGGGTGTTCGAAGAAACCCGCAGCCTCCTGCCGGAACGGAAGTGA
- a CDS encoding ATP-binding cassette domain-containing protein, with translation MSHSLMTPSAASKTSTPALEIRGLGKSFPIGGLFSRDSVRALHDIDLTIGKGEIVALVGESGSGKSTLARCVARLEKPSSGEILIDGVDVLKRDRFQASRAFRSQLQMVFQDPFGSLNPAHRIEHFLRRSLAIHGKGGSEEQTRHRLEELMTTVGLEADMLNSYPHELSGGQRQRVAIARALAVEPQVILADEPTSMLDVSVRIGVLNLMRKLRDEQGISMLYITHDLASARYLADRTAVMFAGELVEEGESLDLLANPAHPYTQLLVSAVPDPARAGSYDPVRRAELRQAVMASTHCMFDGDPDQACSAEEPVRHRVGDPENRHWVRCHLYRPWAAAGGHALASEPIQPGHPASTAQDEASA, from the coding sequence ATGAGCCACTCCCTGATGACCCCCTCGGCCGCGTCCAAAACCAGTACCCCTGCCCTTGAAATCCGTGGACTGGGAAAGTCGTTCCCGATTGGCGGCTTGTTCTCCCGCGACTCCGTCCGCGCCCTGCACGACATCGATCTGACCATCGGCAAGGGCGAAATCGTAGCCCTCGTGGGAGAGTCCGGTTCCGGCAAGAGCACCTTGGCCCGCTGTGTGGCGCGGCTCGAGAAGCCGAGTTCGGGGGAGATCCTCATTGACGGCGTCGATGTCCTCAAACGGGATCGTTTCCAAGCGTCCCGGGCCTTCCGGTCCCAATTGCAGATGGTGTTCCAGGACCCCTTCGGCTCCTTGAACCCGGCCCACAGGATCGAGCATTTCCTGCGGCGTTCCCTGGCGATCCACGGCAAGGGCGGTTCCGAGGAGCAGACCCGGCACCGCCTGGAAGAACTTATGACCACCGTCGGCCTGGAAGCTGACATGCTGAACTCGTACCCGCACGAGCTCTCGGGAGGTCAGCGCCAACGCGTTGCGATCGCCCGGGCCCTGGCCGTTGAACCGCAGGTCATCCTGGCCGACGAGCCGACGTCCATGCTGGACGTCTCCGTCCGGATCGGCGTGCTGAACCTGATGCGTAAGCTCCGCGACGAGCAAGGCATCTCCATGCTGTACATCACCCACGACCTCGCCTCCGCCCGCTACCTGGCGGACCGGACGGCGGTCATGTTCGCCGGAGAGCTCGTTGAAGAGGGCGAGTCCCTGGATCTGTTGGCCAACCCTGCGCACCCCTACACCCAACTGCTGGTCTCGGCCGTGCCGGATCCGGCCCGGGCGGGCTCGTACGATCCCGTCCGCCGGGCCGAACTGAGGCAGGCGGTCATGGCCTCGACGCACTGCATGTTCGACGGCGACCCGGACCAAGCCTGCTCGGCCGAGGAACCCGTCCGCCATCGGGTGGGGGACCCCGAAAACCGTCACTGGGTGCGCTGCCACCTGTACCGTCCATGGGCCGCTGCCGGCGGCCACGCCCTGGCGAGTGAACCAATCCAACCCGGCCACCCGGCGTCGACCGCTCAAGATGAGGCTTCCGCATGA